The following coding sequences are from one Brooklawnia cerclae window:
- the rpmF gene encoding 50S ribosomal protein L32: protein MAVPKRRLSRSNTRSRRSQWKTTAVQTVVCANPACRQPHLPHTACPSCGQYGPRGDRRQVFEA from the coding sequence GTGGCTGTTCCGAAGCGGAGGCTGTCCCGCAGCAATACGCGGTCTCGTCGTTCCCAGTGGAAGACGACCGCTGTGCAGACCGTCGTCTGCGCCAACCCGGCGTGCCGCCAGCCACACCTGCCGCACACCGCGTGCCCGTCCTGCGGCCAGTACGGCCCGCGCGGCGATCGCCGCCAGGTCTTCGAGGCCTGA
- a CDS encoding YceD family protein, with amino-acid sequence MADFKSLDPRAPWVTSIHELARRPGEMKLFQRSIEAPVGLGSELIGVPEGSPVQVDLRLESVTEGVLVTGTVEAELSGECARCLGPVHEHRTFDLQDLYYYPGKDADDDALFVKDDLIDLEPPMRDAVVLELPFTPLCREDCRGLCPECGFPLNDDPEHTHGEAIDPRWEALRGLADEG; translated from the coding sequence GTGGCCGACTTCAAGTCCCTCGATCCGCGTGCACCGTGGGTGACCAGCATCCACGAGCTGGCACGCCGACCGGGCGAGATGAAGCTGTTTCAGCGCAGCATCGAGGCTCCTGTCGGGCTCGGCTCCGAACTGATCGGGGTGCCGGAGGGCAGCCCCGTGCAGGTAGATCTTCGGCTGGAGTCGGTCACCGAGGGGGTCCTCGTGACCGGCACGGTCGAGGCCGAGCTGTCGGGGGAGTGCGCCCGCTGCCTGGGCCCGGTGCACGAGCACCGGACGTTCGACCTGCAGGACCTCTACTACTACCCCGGCAAGGATGCCGACGACGACGCCCTGTTCGTGAAGGACGATCTCATCGACCTCGAGCCGCCGATGCGCGATGCCGTCGTCCTGGAGCTTCCCTTCACCCCGCTGTGCCGGGAGGACTGCCGAGGGCTGTGTCCCGAATGCGGATTCCCCCTGAACGACGACCCCGAGCACACCCACGGTGAGGCCATCGACCCCCGCTGGGAAGCTCTGCGAGGGCTGGCGGACGAGGGCTGA
- the coaD gene encoding pantetheine-phosphate adenylyltransferase yields MRAVCPGSFDPITRGHLDIICRAAEVFSEVVVAVGRNTTKNYMFDLDERIDLVTDAVSELPNVRVAAIEGLLVDFCRRQEARVIVKGVRFGSDFDYELQMAQLNRALSGIETMLLPAGREYGTVSSSMLREVAHNGADISPFVTPAVNRAVLAKVGR; encoded by the coding sequence GTGAGGGCGGTGTGCCCGGGATCCTTCGATCCGATCACGCGGGGGCATCTCGACATCATCTGCCGGGCCGCGGAGGTGTTCTCGGAGGTCGTCGTGGCCGTGGGGCGCAACACGACGAAGAACTACATGTTCGACCTCGACGAGCGCATCGACCTGGTGACCGACGCTGTCAGCGAGTTGCCGAATGTGCGGGTGGCCGCCATCGAAGGGTTGCTGGTCGACTTCTGCCGACGCCAGGAGGCACGTGTGATCGTCAAGGGCGTCCGGTTCGGCAGCGACTTCGACTACGAGTTGCAGATGGCACAACTCAACCGGGCGCTGTCGGGGATCGAGACGATGCTGCTCCCCGCGGGCCGCGAGTACGGCACCGTGTCGAGTTCGATGCTGCGCGAGGTCGCCCACAACGGCGCCGACATCAGCCCGTTCGTCACACCGGCGGTCAATCGCGCGGTCTTGGCCAAAGTGGGACGCTGA